From Lagopus muta isolate bLagMut1 chromosome 28, bLagMut1 primary, whole genome shotgun sequence, a single genomic window includes:
- the LOC125685436 gene encoding AT-rich interactive domain-containing protein 1A-like, giving the protein MPQHRSSQSGSALFLHLPSGGQMHAAVGPYQQNCTGSHRLQAGQHSPQGAYPVWPNCSALPGANFCSAGLGGSMNPAAAGSQLRGSVPPQLGAGMRPPAGGMAHRAQGAAAVCAAASAIQNWPPGYPSMNQGGMLGTGPPYGQGTNSMAGVINCQGPPYPMGGNMANGSAGVAASPEVMGLADVKLTPATKRRKRGEETQKAELQSKSPRRPMDSSCTPPAKRLKAGMHSVPCSAGQGQPQQQPRALENGTAPSKSASPQPGRGKKKAGPPIPAAHVAPAAERPARKRRAVSFPPGSVEAAKPVLQKRRRLTAADVGAPAAWRVMMSLKSGLLAESTWALDTITALLHDDSSVASFDLRQLPGLLEVLVEYFRRCLIEVFGILEEYEVGICPGQRSLCGLESAHLLWQLGGGDTTEHIQTHFESKRERSAAESNGSAREGQAPPSDSSSAILEDEPRSRDEAPLCLTHDWQDSVAKRCICVSNIIRSLSFVPGNDAEMCKHAGLLLILGKLLLLHHEHPERKQAALSSEREELEQDQGLSCGQEEWWRDCLQELRENTLVMLANISGQLDLSPLPESLCLPILDGLLHWAVCPSAEAQDPFPALGSNAILSPRSLALETLSKLSTRDTNVDLILAAPPTSRLEMLYSTLLRFLRNRESPVCREMAVVLLAALAQGDSLAARAIASQERSVGDLLGFLEDGLAAARCQQSQTGPVPEQNPPCEPPSVDMMRRAARALLALAEVGESRSQFMLHESRLLDISVSPAVDSLVSQVICDVLFFIARP; this is encoded by the exons ATGCCGCAGCACCGCTCTTCCCAGTCTGGCTCAGCCTTATTTCTCCATCTGCCTTCTGGAGGACAGATGCATGCTGCAGTGGGGCCATATCAGCAGAACTGCACGGGAAGCCACAGACTCCAGGccgggcagcacagccctcaag GAGCTTATCCCGTGTGGCCCAACTGCAGCGCTCTGCCCGGTGCCAACTTCTGCAGCGCAGGACTGGGAGGAAGCATGAACCCGGCGGCAGCAGGGAGCCAGTTGCGTGGCAGCGTTCCTCCTCAGCTGGGGGCAGGGATGCGCCCCCCAGCAGGTGGCATGGCTCACAGAGCACAAGGAGCAGCCGCcgtgtgtgctgctgccagcgcCATCCAGAACTG GCCACCCGGTTATCCCAGTATGAACCAAGGGGGAATGCTGGGCACTGGACCTCCTTATGGACAGGGAACTAACAGCATGGCTGGTGTGATCAACTGCCAGGGCCCACCTTATCCCATGGGTGGGAACATGGCTAACGGCTCTGCAG GGGTGGCAGCAAGTCCTGAAGTGATGGGTCTGGCAGATGTCAAATTAACTCCTGCaactaaaagaagaaagaggggaGAAGAGACCCAAAAAGCAGAACTCCAGTCAAAG AGTCCCAGGCGACCGATGGACAGCAGCTGCACCCCACCTGCCAAGCGGCTCAAAGCGGGGATGCACAGCGTCCCATGCAGCGCCGGGCAGGGGCAgccgcagcagcagcccagagctctgGAGAATGGCACCGCTCCCAGCAAATCTGCATCCCCGCAGccagggaggggaaagaagaaggcagGACCGCCGATCCCTGCTGCGCACGTGGCACCGGCAGCGGAACGGCCTGCCAGGAAGCGACGGGCCGTCTCCTTCCCTCCGGGATCAGTGGAAGCTGCCAAGCCGGTGTTACAGAAAAGGAGGcggctgacagcagcagatgtTG gagctcctgcagcctggagggTGATGATGTCTCTGAAGTCTGGGCTGCTCGCTGAAAGCACGTGGGCCTTAGACACCATAACTGCCCTGCTCCACGATGACAGCAGCGTCGCGTCCTTTGACCTCAGGCAG CTGCCCGGCCTGCTGGAAGTCCTGGTGGAGTATTTCCGGCGCTGCCTGATCGAGGTCTTTGGAATCCTGGAGGAGTACGAGGTGGGTATTTGCCCAGGACAAAGATCACTCTGTGGGTTGGAGAGTGCCCAcctgctctggcagcttggCGGCGGAGATACCACTGAGCACATCCAGACCCACTTTGAGAGCAAGAGAGAGCGCTCCGCGGCTGAGAGCAATGGAAGTGCTCGGGAAGGGCAGGCTCCTCCATCTGACAGCTCCTCAGCAATTCTGGAGGATGAGCCTCGCAGCAGAGACGAGGCACCACTCTGCCTCACCCACGACTGGCAGGACTCTGTGGCGAAGCGCTGCATCTGTGTCTCCAACATCATCAGGAGCTTGTCGTTTGTGCCGGGCAATGATGCCGAGATGTGCAAACACGCCGGTCTGCTGCTGATCCTGGGGAAACTGCTGCTCTTACACCATGAGCACCCAGAGCGCAAGCAGGCAGCCCTGAGCTCGGAGAGAGAGGAGCTCGAGCAGGACCAGGGGCTGAGCTGCGGCCAGGAGGAGTGGTGGCGGGACTGCCTGCAGGAACTGCGTGAGAACACACTGGTGATGCTGGCCAACATTTCTGGCCAGCTGGACCTGTCCCCTCTCCCAGAAAGCCTCTGCTTGCCCATCCTGGACGGACTCCTCCACTGGGCAGTGTGTCCATCAGCAGAGGCCCAGGACCCTTTTCCAGCGCTGGGGTCAAATGCCATCCTCTCCCCTCGGAGCCTGGCTTTGGAAACGCTCAGCAAACTGAGCACCCGGGACACCAACGTGGATTTGATCCTCGCAGCTCCCCCCACCAGCCGCTTGGAGATGCTGTACAGCACCCTGCTGCGTTTCCTCCGCAACAGAGAGAGCCCTGTGTGCCGAGAGATGGCGGTGGTCCTACTGGCCGCCTTGGCACAGGGGGACAGCCTGGCAGCGAGGGCGATTGCCTCGCAGGAGAGGAGCGTTGGTGACTTGCTGGGCTTTTTGGAGGACGGCCTGGCTGCCGCGCGGTGCCAGCAGAGCCAGACCGGCCCGGTGCCCGAGCAGAACCCGCCCTGCGAGCCGCCGAGCGTGGACATGATGCGCCGAGCAGCTCGGGCGCTGCTCGCCCTGGCTGAGGTGGGCGAGAGCCGCTCGCAGTTCATGCTGCACGAGTCGCGGCTGTTGGACATCTCCGTGTCACCTGCGGTGGATTCCTTGGTCTCCCAGGTTATCTGCGACGTGCTGTTCTTCATTGCCCGGCCCTGA